The following are encoded in a window of Paenibacillaceae bacterium GAS479 genomic DNA:
- a CDS encoding RNA polymerase, sigma subunit, RpoX/SigF: MDADLKKNAGPFLDDAEVKRLIALSQSGDTLARDTLARCNIRLVWSVVQRFMNRGYEPDDLFQIGCIGLLKSVDKFDLSYEVKFSTYAVPMIIGEIQRFLRDDGTLKVSRSLKETANKVRKAKDELSKTLGRLPTVGEVAEFLGITAEDVVFAQEANKPPASIHETVFENDGDPITLMDQIADESSDKWFDKLTLNEAIGGLSERERLIVYLRYYRDQTQSEVAGRLGISQVQVSRLEKKILQSIKDQIAL; encoded by the coding sequence ATGGATGCCGATCTGAAAAAGAATGCGGGTCCGTTTCTGGATGATGCAGAGGTAAAGCGTCTGATCGCGCTGAGCCAGTCCGGGGATACGCTCGCCAGGGATACGCTGGCCCGCTGTAATATTCGTTTGGTTTGGTCTGTCGTGCAGCGCTTCATGAATCGCGGTTATGAGCCGGATGATTTGTTCCAGATCGGCTGTATCGGGCTGCTGAAGTCCGTAGACAAGTTCGATTTGAGCTATGAGGTCAAGTTTTCTACCTATGCAGTTCCGATGATTATCGGTGAGATTCAACGTTTTCTCCGCGATGACGGTACGCTTAAAGTGAGCCGCTCTCTTAAGGAGACAGCGAACAAGGTACGCAAGGCGAAGGACGAGCTGTCCAAGACGCTCGGACGGCTGCCGACGGTTGGCGAAGTGGCGGAATTCCTCGGCATTACGGCAGAGGATGTTGTTTTTGCACAGGAAGCGAACAAACCACCAGCCTCTATCCACGAGACCGTGTTTGAGAACGACGGGGACCCGATTACGTTGATGGACCAGATCGCGGACGAGTCCAGCGATAAATGGTTCGACAAGCTGACGCTTAATGAAGCGATCGGCGGTCTTAGCGAACGGGAACGGCTCATAGTCTACTTGCGTTATTACCGGGATCAGACGCAGTCCGAGGTAGCGGGGCGGCTCGGTATTTCCCAGGTGCAGGTGTCGCGGCTCGAAAAGAAAATACTGCAATCCATCAAAGACCAGATCGCCCTTTAA
- a CDS encoding stage V sporulation protein AA: protein MPHKSRHSQACTVYLRMKKRISCPPGGTVRLGAVARLLADEPLVQKLKQIPLYTHRPEDGNRVVIDVLQIVKALRETAPDAAVETYGDPQVLIMVEASSTHKPRVAVLIAAWLLLFFGAGLAIMNFHTDVSMKEVHQRLAFLLTGKESLHPLWFQIPYSVGVGLGMVLFFNHLFRKKLNEEPNPLELEMYNYQENINAYVIADEMRKKANRVEGRGDE, encoded by the coding sequence ATGCCGCATAAAAGTCGCCATTCCCAGGCATGTACCGTTTACCTGAGGATGAAAAAGCGGATTTCCTGTCCTCCTGGGGGGACAGTCAGACTGGGAGCGGTCGCCAGACTGCTTGCCGATGAGCCGCTGGTGCAGAAGCTCAAGCAGATTCCGCTCTATACTCATCGTCCGGAGGACGGCAATCGCGTTGTCATCGATGTGCTGCAAATTGTAAAAGCGCTGCGCGAAACCGCTCCGGACGCCGCGGTTGAAACCTATGGCGATCCGCAGGTGCTCATTATGGTGGAAGCCTCTTCTACTCACAAGCCGAGAGTGGCCGTGCTGATCGCAGCGTGGTTGCTGCTGTTTTTCGGCGCGGGGCTTGCGATCATGAACTTTCACACCGACGTGAGCATGAAAGAGGTTCATCAGCGGCTGGCGTTTCTGCTGACCGGCAAGGAATCACTGCATCCGCTCTGGTTCCAGATCCCCTATTCGGTCGGTGTTGGACTCGGCATGGTGTTGTTTTTTAACCATCTGTTCCGCAAAAAGCTGAACGAGGAGCCTAACCCATTGGAGCTGGAAATGTACAACTACCAGGAAAATATCAACGCCTATGTCATTGCGGACGAGATGCGGAAAAAAGCAAACCGCGTGGAGGGAAGGGGCGATGAGTGA
- a CDS encoding stage V sporulation protein AB, which yields MSDPFAGLFMAVLGLAGGIAVGSGMVALLIVFDLIPRLAQLSRAFKFSAVFESAVVGGSMFWTWADFFGWKVTLPAALVLPLPGLFCGIFIGMLAAALTEVMNVLPILAKRLRLTAYLGALVVAMVMGKITGSLFDWLVYQW from the coding sequence ATGAGTGATCCCTTTGCCGGTCTCTTTATGGCGGTGTTGGGCTTGGCTGGAGGCATCGCGGTGGGCAGCGGCATGGTGGCGCTGCTGATCGTGTTTGACCTGATCCCCCGGCTGGCACAGCTGTCTAGAGCGTTCAAATTTTCCGCTGTTTTTGAATCAGCGGTCGTAGGCGGCTCGATGTTCTGGACATGGGCTGATTTTTTCGGATGGAAAGTGACTTTGCCGGCGGCTCTCGTCCTGCCTTTGCCAGGACTCTTTTGTGGTATTTTCATCGGCATGCTCGCTGCGGCTCTGACCGAGGTTATGAATGTGCTGCCCATTCTGGCCAAGCGTCTCCGACTGACAGCTTATTTGGGCGCGCTGGTTGTGGCGATGGTCATGGGGAAAATAACCGGGTCATTGTTTGATTGGCTGGTCTATCAGTGGTAA
- a CDS encoding stage V sporulation protein AF, translating into MTKWQRIKRIGDESEEKLEHEYELENDHGSEHENGHDFTDRADGDDDEWSDLLEEIDRQDQAERKHPAAKAELSNSRDSDGSREQEDWMEALLLEASADPGERVIDGDDRGKDDFAAGLLDEETHGRSDVNDDVSDDDDRDTRSGERRDAALKGRVGSGAKFEEEERSGREEEAGASRVRSQGDEGKGGSRVRGQAKGEQESVRGYDQGKGEQGADKSYVAMEKGRKGGHSAPGTNGEQMEPIPDEIEVFVERLKDEAGYKTSFDVIVRQMTFGGKKTAFFMLNGLSNGLIMTEILQRLSFLETDNISTHAVESFMKLYVPAVQVEQEDDWTMMMTSVLSGSTGMYIDGEPTMLIIDAKSFPIRSPEEPALERVVRGSRDGFVETLLMNVSLVRRRLRDPMLRYEILRVGERTRSDVCIAYIDDIVDKKLLEAIRDKISAVEIDGLPLADKQLEEATVKRGWNPYPLVRYSERPDVVAAHLLDGNVAVFVDTSPSVMILPTSFFDLVQHAEENRQTPFIGTYLRWVRFLGIMGSLLLVPLWLLFALKPEMLPAALSFIGPAKTSRLPIAVQFLLAEVGIDLMRMAAIHTPTPLALAISLVSAILVGDIAVQTGLFINEVILYMAVAAVGMFATPSYELSLANRVVRLLLICLVAVFHVPGLVVGWTAVFLILVMQRSFNRPYMWPFIPFDARGMVKILLRLPVMQNKKRPNLLRPQQSDKMPENGG; encoded by the coding sequence ATGACCAAATGGCAGCGAATTAAGCGGATTGGTGATGAGTCGGAAGAGAAGCTGGAACATGAATACGAACTTGAAAATGATCATGGAAGTGAGCATGAAAATGGTCATGACTTTACCGATCGTGCTGACGGCGATGATGATGAATGGTCTGATCTGCTTGAGGAAATTGATCGGCAGGATCAAGCGGAAAGGAAACATCCGGCCGCAAAGGCCGAACTAAGCAACTCCAGGGATTCGGACGGCTCGAGAGAGCAGGAAGATTGGATGGAGGCGCTGCTGCTGGAGGCTTCTGCCGACCCGGGAGAGAGAGTGATCGATGGGGACGACAGAGGTAAGGACGATTTTGCGGCGGGGCTATTGGATGAAGAGACTCATGGAAGAAGTGACGTCAATGACGACGTCAGTGACGATGATGATCGCGATACGCGGTCCGGCGAGAGGAGAGATGCGGCCCTGAAAGGTCGTGTTGGGAGCGGCGCCAAGTTTGAGGAAGAAGAGCGCTCCGGCCGAGAGGAAGAAGCGGGCGCTAGCCGGGTTCGCAGTCAAGGAGATGAAGGAAAGGGCGGGAGCCGGGTCCGCGGTCAGGCCAAAGGTGAGCAAGAGTCAGTCCGAGGCTACGACCAAGGCAAAGGTGAGCAAGGGGCAGACAAGAGTTATGTCGCTATGGAGAAGGGAAGGAAAGGCGGCCACTCCGCTCCGGGAACGAACGGGGAGCAAATGGAGCCGATTCCGGATGAGATCGAAGTTTTCGTCGAGCGGCTGAAGGACGAAGCCGGTTACAAGACTAGCTTTGATGTTATCGTTCGGCAGATGACGTTCGGCGGCAAAAAAACGGCCTTTTTCATGCTAAACGGCTTGTCGAACGGCCTTATCATGACCGAGATTCTACAGCGTCTCTCTTTCCTGGAAACCGACAACATTTCCACTCATGCAGTAGAGTCTTTCATGAAGCTGTATGTGCCTGCGGTACAAGTGGAGCAGGAGGACGACTGGACTATGATGATGACATCGGTCCTGAGCGGCTCTACGGGAATGTACATCGATGGGGAACCGACGATGTTAATCATTGACGCCAAGTCGTTCCCAATTCGCAGTCCCGAGGAGCCGGCTTTGGAGCGGGTCGTACGAGGCTCGCGTGACGGGTTCGTAGAAACGCTGCTTATGAATGTGTCTCTGGTGCGTCGGAGGTTGCGCGATCCGATGCTGCGTTATGAGATTTTGCGCGTTGGTGAACGGACCCGCAGCGACGTATGTATCGCTTATATTGACGACATTGTGGACAAGAAGCTGCTTGAAGCGATTCGGGACAAAATTTCAGCTGTCGAAATTGACGGCTTGCCGCTTGCCGACAAACAGCTGGAGGAGGCAACCGTCAAGCGCGGTTGGAATCCATATCCGCTCGTTCGCTACTCGGAGCGGCCGGATGTCGTCGCTGCGCATTTGCTGGACGGCAATGTGGCTGTGTTTGTGGATACTTCTCCGAGCGTCATGATTTTGCCAACGAGCTTTTTTGATCTGGTTCAGCATGCCGAGGAAAATCGTCAGACGCCGTTCATCGGTACGTACTTACGCTGGGTGCGCTTCCTTGGCATTATGGGCTCACTGCTCCTCGTCCCGTTGTGGTTGCTGTTCGCGCTCAAGCCGGAGATGCTGCCTGCCGCGCTATCCTTCATCGGGCCGGCCAAAACGAGCAGGCTGCCGATAGCGGTCCAGTTCCTACTAGCCGAGGTGGGGATTGATCTGATGCGGATGGCCGCTATTCATACACCGACGCCGCTTGCGTTAGCCATATCGCTCGTGTCAGCGATTCTGGTCGGCGACATCGCCGTGCAAACCGGGCTATTCATCAATGAGGTAATTCTGTACATGGCTGTAGCTGCGGTCGGCATGTTCGCGACTCCGAGTTATGAGCTCAGCTTGGCTAACCGTGTTGTGAGGCTGTTGCTGATCTGCCTTGTCGCAGTTTTCCATGTTCCTGGACTTGTAGTCGGTTGGACTGCGGTGTTCCTCATTCTTGTCATGCAGCGCTCGTTCAATCGACCCTACATGTGGCCTTTCATTCCGTTTGATGCACGCGGCATGGTCAAAATTTTGCTGCGGCTACCGGTCATGCAGAACAAGAAACGTCCAAATCTGTTGCGCCCGCAGCAGAGTGATAAGATGCCGGAGAACGGCGGTTAA
- a CDS encoding anti-anti-sigma regulatory factor, SpoIIAA has product MSLHVDLEHQRHILIVRLQGELDHHTADSVRIRMEEAILRGGSTHVILSLKDLAFMDSSGLGVILGRYKLLKSRGGKMVICDASPGVYRLFELSGLFKIMPIHDTESDALSSLEVAL; this is encoded by the coding sequence ATGAGTCTTCACGTGGATCTGGAGCATCAGCGCCATATCTTGATCGTCCGCCTGCAAGGCGAGCTTGACCATCATACTGCCGATTCAGTGCGCATTCGTATGGAAGAGGCCATTTTGCGGGGCGGCAGCACCCATGTCATCCTCAGTCTGAAAGATCTGGCCTTCATGGACAGCTCCGGCCTGGGCGTCATTCTCGGCCGCTATAAGCTGCTTAAGAGCCGCGGCGGCAAAATGGTCATCTGCGATGCCAGTCCTGGCGTGTACAGGCTGTTCGAGCTGTCGGGACTGTTCAAGATTATGCCGATTCACGACACAGAGAGCGATGCGCTCTCGAGCCTGGAGGTGGCACTATGA
- a CDS encoding D-alanyl-D-alanine carboxypeptidase (penicillin-binding protein 5/6), producing the protein MKRISAMLVAALALTQLAAVAPAYAGSTLPQDKPAYATLSPDAASFAPDILEADANAGAPTVAGSDLAPSARSAVVMDADSGTIIFEKNSHAKLPPASITKVMTMLLIMEALQDGKIKLKDKVSTSEYAASMGGSQIFLEPGEEMSVDEMLKGIAMASGNDASVAMAEKIGGTEAEFVRMMNEKAAQLGLADTHFANPNGLPAANHYTSAHDIAIMSRELLKYSMITKYTGQYQDYLRKGSEKPFWLVNTNKLVRFYSGADGLKTGYTSEAKYCLTATAKRDGMRVVAVVMGEPNTKTRNAEVSSLLDYSFAQYANYPILKKGDSMGTLTIEKGVQSTLPLTAQHNYSILMKKGAAAKDIRYETKWNGPIKAPVKIGDPVGKLIVYQGDKVIKEFPLDMPVSVEKAGWWKLFKRSSESLFS; encoded by the coding sequence TTGAAACGAATATCGGCTATGCTTGTCGCTGCTCTGGCTCTTACCCAGCTAGCGGCAGTCGCTCCCGCCTATGCGGGTTCCACCCTTCCGCAGGATAAGCCTGCGTATGCTACTCTGAGCCCGGATGCTGCTTCCTTCGCGCCGGATATACTTGAAGCTGATGCCAACGCAGGTGCTCCGACTGTCGCAGGTAGCGATCTGGCTCCTTCCGCCCGTTCTGCGGTCGTGATGGATGCGGACAGCGGAACGATCATTTTCGAGAAAAATAGTCATGCCAAGCTGCCTCCAGCCAGCATCACCAAAGTTATGACGATGTTGCTTATTATGGAGGCTCTCCAGGATGGCAAAATCAAGCTGAAGGATAAAGTATCCACCAGCGAATATGCCGCTTCGATGGGCGGTTCGCAGATTTTCCTGGAGCCAGGCGAGGAAATGTCCGTTGATGAGATGCTAAAAGGTATCGCCATGGCTTCGGGCAATGACGCTTCGGTCGCAATGGCTGAAAAGATCGGCGGAACTGAAGCGGAATTCGTCCGGATGATGAACGAAAAAGCGGCTCAGCTGGGGCTCGCGGATACACATTTTGCTAATCCAAACGGGCTGCCGGCAGCTAATCATTACACCTCCGCTCATGATATTGCGATCATGTCGCGCGAGCTGCTTAAGTACAGCATGATTACGAAATATACAGGTCAGTACCAGGACTATTTGCGCAAAGGCAGCGAGAAGCCGTTCTGGCTTGTCAACACGAATAAGTTGGTGCGTTTCTACTCGGGAGCGGATGGGCTGAAGACCGGTTATACGAGCGAGGCAAAATACTGCTTAACTGCCACGGCCAAACGGGATGGTATGCGTGTCGTCGCTGTTGTCATGGGCGAGCCCAACACCAAAACTCGCAATGCCGAAGTATCGAGTCTGCTGGATTACTCCTTCGCGCAGTATGCCAATTACCCGATTCTCAAAAAAGGCGACAGCATGGGTACGCTCACGATCGAGAAGGGTGTACAGAGCACGCTGCCGCTGACGGCTCAGCACAACTATAGCATTCTGATGAAAAAGGGTGCCGCAGCCAAAGATATTCGCTACGAGACTAAATGGAATGGCCCGATCAAGGCGCCGGTGAAAATTGGCGATCCCGTCGGCAAGCTGATTGTGTATCAGGGTGACAAGGTGATCAAGGAATTCCCGCTCGATATGCCGGTATCGGTGGAGAAGGCCGGATGGTGGAAGCTGTTCAAGCGCAGCTCCGAAAGTCTTTTCTCGTAA
- a CDS encoding stage II sporulation protein AB (anti-sigma F factor): MNERQQPEANVMKLSFSARSENEAFARVSVCAFISQLDPTMDELNDLKTVISEAVTNSIIHGYDSDGSKQVYIQASISGDSVTIVISDEGHGIEDLELARQPLYTSKPELERSGMGFTIMENFMDSFEVTSEPGRGTQIAMTKRIESKKALYN; this comes from the coding sequence ATGAACGAGCGTCAGCAGCCTGAAGCGAATGTCATGAAGCTGAGCTTCAGCGCCCGATCCGAAAATGAAGCGTTCGCCCGCGTCAGCGTGTGCGCGTTCATTTCACAGCTTGACCCGACAATGGATGAGCTGAACGATCTCAAAACCGTCATCTCCGAAGCGGTAACGAACTCCATCATCCACGGTTATGACAGCGATGGAAGCAAGCAGGTGTATATTCAGGCGTCTATCAGCGGAGACTCCGTGACGATCGTCATTTCTGATGAAGGTCATGGCATCGAGGACCTTGAGCTCGCCCGCCAACCTCTTTACACCTCCAAGCCGGAGCTGGAGCGGTCGGGCATGGGCTTTACGATTATGGAAAATTTCATGGACAGCTTTGAGGTGACCAGCGAGCCCGGACGAGGTACGCAAATTGCCATGACCAAGCGAATTGAATCCAAAAAAGCGCTGTACAATTAG